The DNA window TTCCGCAGAACTTGATTAATGACGTCCCTCTCCAATGTTAACCCAGCTAGGATTCCGGTTGAAGCTGCGACATTACTTTGAGCCCGTATTTCTGGAACTGCATCAATACGTTCAGCCACCTGTCGCAAAGTTTGAGCTTGATCTGGGGTATTGGTTAAAACCGCCAATGGAAGCAACCCCGTCGATTCCAGAAAGAGTTCTGTTGGTTGCTCCCAAAGGCGGATTACCTCAAATTCATGGCGAGTTCCCGGAATCTCAAAGGCTGTCTGGTAAACATAATAGGATTGGGATGGCGTCAAATATATCACCACCTGTTTCATTTGCTTCTGGGGAAAGCGACGATAGACTCGCAGACGATAATCAGCCATCCTGTAAGGCATATTTGGATCCGGTTTAGTCTGAAACTCAACATGCAAAATATATTCATCAGAAGCTAGAAGAATTAAGGCATCGGCTCGGATTGGTTCGAGTGATAGTTCTGAGGGACTGAGTTCAGTGAGCGGAATGGGTTCACCGAGTAGCCAAGAGGCAAAATCACTGGAAAAGCTTTCTGCAAGGAACTTACAGGTGGAATCGAACATGCAGGAATTATATCAGTCTCTGGAGGATGTTCTCTTTGGGTAGGCTGTCCTTAGCTATAGATCTACAGATAAAGATCCGTGATTAGCTAGGCAGCTTGTGTACCCAAGGTTTTGCAATATTTGCCCATTAAGACAGTAATTTCATTGGGAGTCTGACTAAAGTACAGTAGCCCCTCATCGACCTGCTGAACTAAGTCATCAAATTGCTTGAAGAACCGTAGGTGTGTGCTGCGTTTTTTGAGTTTCTTCCACAAGAATTCAATTGGGTTGAAGTCAGGAGAATATGTGGGTAATTGGAAAGGAGTAAGGCGAGCGGATTGCTGGTCAAAGAACTGCTTAGTTGCTTTACTGGTGTGATATCTAGCCCCGTCCTGAATGAGAATAATATGCTTGTGAGTCTGCTGGAGTACTTGAGTTAGAAAAGCAGTATACCCTTCAGAATTGAAGCGTCCCGTCTGACCTTGATAGAAGAACTGACCAGAATGATAATCAATTAATCCAAACACCTTGTAAGCCTTCCGTTTACCACTGGTGGGCAATGTTGGCTGGTCTCCACGAAGACTCCAGGTGTAGCTTAACGACCCCCACTGCGCAAAACTGGCCTCATCCCCAAATAAAATTAGGGCATCTTTGGCTGCTGATAAACGCAAAATCTCAGGCCATTTGTGTGTCATCCATTCTTGTCGCTTGGCTTCATTGAGATGAGCTGCAACAAACCGTGCTCTTTGAAATGAAAAGCCTAAGTTCCTCAGTAGAGTACTCACATAATGGGATGATAGGAAACATTGAAGCGTTTCGCAATCAGGTCTTGAACCATTAATGCACTCCAACAACCACACTCGTATCCAGCTTTGAGCGGACCTGCTTTAATCCATGACTTGAGCTGTTGTCGTTGCCGTGGAGTGAGTTTGCTGCGACGTCCTTGAGACGCTTTGTATCTAAAGCTAGCGATACCTCGTTTTAGAAATGCATGCAGATAATCCCTGATCGTTTGTTCGCCTAGTGCCAATGTTTCAGCTACCTGTGCCACTGAACCACCTTGACCAAGCTGCAATAAAGCACTAATACGTTTGACCAGACGTAAATTCTGACTCCCGTATGCCTGGCGCAGTTTAGCTTCAATCTTTTTGCGTGTTGATTGGGTAAAGCGCAGTTTGAATTGTGCGAGCATACTGGATGACCTCTGATAATCTTGAAATCCTTGCCAGAGCTAAGAGTATCAGGAGCTAGTTACTATATTTAATGAAGATGTAGTGTCGCTAAAACCACGGATGCTTTTCTGAAGATCTATAGACAAACCCGTCCAGCGCTCAGAGTTGAGAACATGACTTTAGCTCAGTCGATAATTTGAATCTGGTAGCTGTAACCTTGCTCCGTCAAAAATAATTGTCGATGTCGAGCAAAATCCTCTTCGCAGGTCTGTAATGAGACGAGACTATAAAACTGTGCAGGGTGACCATCTGCCTTGGGGCGGAGAATTCTGCCCAATCGCTGAGCTTCTTCCTGACGCGAACCATATTTACCTGAGACCTGAATTAAAACATCAGCATCGGGTAAGTCCAACGCAAAATTTCCTACTCTGGATAGTACGAGTCCCTGAAATTTCCCTTGGCGAAATTCTCCATAAAGCCGTTCCCGTTCCTTTTGAGCAGTTTTCCCAGTAATTAACGGCAAGTCTATCAATTCAGCGATCGCTTGGAGCTGGGAAATATACTCACCAATAATCAAAATTCGATGCCCGCTCTCTTGCTGCAATAGCTCCTCTATGACCTTCAGCTTGCGTGGATTCTCCGCTGCGACCCGAAATTGCTGTCGGCGAGGAGTCAGGGCATATTCCATTTGCCGTTCTGGGTCTTGGCCAATCCTGATTTCAGTACATTCTGCAGTGGCGATAAAGCCTTGCCCTTCCAACTCTCGCCAAGGGACGTCATAGCGTTTAGGGCCGATCAGTGCAAACACATCCCCCTCACGGCCATCTTCACGGATTAGCGTTGCGGTTAGTCCCAAGCGGCGGCGAGCCTGTAACTCAGCCGTAACTCGAAAGATAGGAGCAGGGAGCAGATGGACTTCATCATAGATGACCAGTCCCCAAGCATGAGCATTAAACAGCTTAAAGTGTGGAAACTCAGATTCGGGTGAAGGTCGATAGGTGAGAATTTGGTAGGTTGCCAGGGTAACTGGGCCGGTTGATTTTTGCTCACCACTGTATTCAGCAATGGCATCTTCAGGCAGGTTAGTTTTATCTAATAACTCCCGCTGCCACTGGCGGACGGAGGTCAGATTGCTGGTAAGAATGAGGGTATGTTCTTGGACTGCAGCCATAACGGCCATCCCCACCATTGTTTTGCCCGCTCCACAGGGCAAAACAATCACCCCACTCCCACCTTGAGTACTTCCCGCTTGATAAAACATATCTGCAGCGTCTTGTTGATAGGGTCGCAGGTGAAACGATGAACCAGTTCGAGTTTGTTGGAGCAGCTGGAGCGATAAAGCCTCCCCATCCACGTATCCTGCAAGGTCCTCAGCTGGGTAGCCTGCTGTCAGCAAGGCTTGTTTCAGAAGTCCTCGATGACTGTAGTCAACCTGAAAGGAGCGGTTAGACTTTTGTACCCCTAACAGTGGAGAGACCTGCTCGTCTCTGCGTAAGAGTTCGACTAAAGGTAGGGTGGCAATCGTCAGCAACAACTGGAGCCCATCTTTTTCAATCACGGTTAATCCATACCGCTGTCCCAATGCCTCAATTTCTTGAGCCACGGCATCTGGCATGGGATATTTTGCATGCTGTTTGAGTGCTCCAATCATCTCTGATATGGGCATCCCAGCAGCCCGAGCATTCCAAATGCTGAGGGGGGTCAGTTGATAGGTATGGATATGTTCGGGGCTTTTGACTAATTCCGCAAAAGGGGAGATCGCTTCCCGAGCAGCATCAGCAGTGGGAGCATGCACCTCCAAGAGTACGGAGCGATCACTCTGAATGATTAAGGCATTTTCAGCAATGTAGGTCATTTTCTAGGAGAGGGAGATGCTATAACCGAGTTTTCGTAAGGCATTGCGAAATTTTGTCTCTCCATCTGTGGGCACCACTAGATGACGGTCGCCTGCTAAAAAACAGAATTTCTTGGTACGGGAATCGTTGGCAATCAGGGTGGCAAGCATGGGGTCATTGCATTCAATCAGCCGAGCGGTCCCCTGATCGACTAAGCTCTGACTCCGAGTTTCTAAATCTGCTATAAACTGCTCGACCGTGTTCGGCAATGGATCTAGACTGCCTTTTTCCAGAAATTGCTGCAGGTCTTTGAGGCCATGGCCAGAGGCAAGAGAACTCAAGGCTTGCTCCCGATTCAGCTTCCAGACAACATCAGACTCCTGTTTGGCATACAGTTCTAACACTAGGGTCTCAGCACTAGTAAGGGGTTGACCCGTCACGATCACGTCTAGATTGGGTAGAACTCGGAGGGTCGATTCCACGGCCACTGCAGTAGGAGTGTATTGAGTAACTGATCCCAAACAGTAAGCCCCTAAGGCGTTTACCCGAAAACAGACTAAACCGTCATATCGACTCACAAACGCCAAGTTGTCTGCTCCCCAGTAATCATTCACCTCCTCCACTTCTCCGTCATAGGGAGAAACATAACCGACATCAATGAGGCCAAGGGTAGCAGCATATTCCAACAAGAAGCACCGCAAATAGCATGACTGCAAAATGCTCCAGTCCGACCCAGCATCGTATAAGTCACCATAACCAGATTCAAGAAAGTAGAGGTTTTCTGGATTTCGACTCACAACAAAGGTCTGATGGGTCGCAATCATATACCGTCTAAAGTCTGATACATCGATCCATTCCATGACTGGACAACCCTGAAGGGCGGCCAAGATAACTGACCGGCGATTGGGTGGAGATGTCAATCCTCGTTTCCCTTTTCCGGTTTGGCCTTTAATTTGATCAATACGACGCAATTCATCAAACTGTCGAGTCTTGAGCCATTTTTTCCAGGCGATCTGAAGCGTTTTAGCCGGGTCTGTGCCTAATGCTTTTTGACCGGCAGGGGTGAGTTCTAATTTCTTGCCAGATAGAGAAGCAAGTCCAGTGGCTTGGACAATGAGGGGCCAAGCGAGAGATTTGATGGGGCCAATCGGGTGATTTTCCTGCCAGTCCTCAGTCGGGACAAATTCGTCATAATAGTCCCCACCTTGAAGGTGGGGTGATATTGTTTTGATCGTTGCAGCAGAGGGGAGGTAGGTCTTGTCACTCACGGCAACTTTGCCCAGGTTGATCAGACGAAGGATGGCCAGAAGATCCTGATGGGCGACTCGTTCTGTTTCAACATGAGTAATCGGTAAATGCTCGGTGATAATTTGTTCGGTTCTAGATTGATAGTCATACAAGATTCGCTCCATCGCCCAAAGGGTGGGCTTTTCCTTTGATGTCTTTAGGGTTAACTTCTTAGGTTGAGGAACGAATTGTTGGAGTTCCAGATGGAGATCACCAGGGAGAGTTATACCCGGTTCAGAAGAATACCGATTGCTGGTATAGAAGAACAATCCTAAAGCGGAGGGAGTATGAAAGTACCCATATTTTCGCTCTCCCCAATGTGGATGGCTACCATACTTGGCCTCGAACGGAAGGGCTTGAAACTGACCATCTATTGAATAAGTCGCTTCTGCTACGGCAGCTTGCTGAACCGGGTCAAGTGTGTTCCAAATGGCTCTTAGCTTCTTCCCTTGCAGATGAGTTGCAATTTCTTTAACGAGGTCATTCTTCCGAGTCAATTTGTGACTTATAGGTAACAAATTGAGCAACTTTTTCAAATAGTCAACGTTACGCTGACTGAGTGCTTCGGTGACGGTTGAAAATTGCTCGTAGGAAGAATAGGCCATCGCTGTTAGTGCTTGGTCAAAGTGATAAGGGTAGGCTTGGTGTCTCTAGACTCCTCCATAGTTTGACAGTCAAACACCTAATACTACAAGAGAATTAAAGGCATGTTAGCTCAATAATCTGTAACGCTTCCAGATCAGGCAAACAGAACCACCAACAAACAGCAGATTTCTCAACGTCATTCCTGGAAAGAATTTCAGCGTCGAGTCTGAAATGGATCATTTTTCGTGTAATACAGATAATGATTTGTTGAATCTCAATTAATCGTGCCGCCCCAAAAATTGGCAAAGTCTTGCCGCCGACATTTCCGAGTAAGCGATCGCCCACGCCCACGCTCTCGCAAAGTTTGCCTTGGACAAGCAACTTATTGCAGATGTTGATCTTCAATGGAAGCGGAACAGATTATTATGTTGTCGATAAGAGTATATTAATTGGGCATATTTGTACGAATTCACAGGCTTGTAGCACTTTAGCTTTGAGGCTAGCACAATGATCTGTTCCTCTTCCACCCTGGCTTTGAACCTGGCCGACTTCTAAAACAAACGAATGATATTAGATACAAATGTGCTAATTGATGAGATTGGTATTAATCCTCCTATAGTTATAGAAACGCGCCTCGCTCCATAAGATGCATCTTTTGTAGAACTCGCTCTAGTAAAAGGACTTCCTGAATTTGGAGATGAGTTTTCAACCTCTGAAAATGAAGATGCCGTAGTATAAATTTCCTCAATATCTATATTGAAGTAGGTGAGTCCAAATCCTCCAGAGATAACTTCTTGATCCCGCTCGAGGATGTCCACAATCACATCCTCGTCAAATAGTTTAGTTGAAATGACTTTAGATGGTTGAGTGTGAGAAAAGTGAGACATAATATTCCTCCTTATAGGAGCTAATGAATTAAAAATTTCAGATGTTCCCCAGGCAATTTAGACAAAGTCTTAAAATCACCTTCTAATTTGACTTGACCTTTATCTATGAGAACAAGCCACTCAGCTCGCTGAATGGTACTAGGTCGATGGGAAATCATGATTGTGGTTTTTCCTTTTCGATGTTGCAAGAGTTTATCCAATAATTCTGCTTCACTA is part of the Acaryochloris marina S15 genome and encodes:
- a CDS encoding DNA repair helicase XPB; this encodes MTYIAENALIIQSDRSVLLEVHAPTADAAREAISPFAELVKSPEHIHTYQLTPLSIWNARAAGMPISEMIGALKQHAKYPMPDAVAQEIEALGQRYGLTVIEKDGLQLLLTIATLPLVELLRRDEQVSPLLGVQKSNRSFQVDYSHRGLLKQALLTAGYPAEDLAGYVDGEALSLQLLQQTRTGSSFHLRPYQQDAADMFYQAGSTQGGSGVIVLPCGAGKTMVGMAVMAAVQEHTLILTSNLTSVRQWQRELLDKTNLPEDAIAEYSGEQKSTGPVTLATYQILTYRPSPESEFPHFKLFNAHAWGLVIYDEVHLLPAPIFRVTAELQARRRLGLTATLIREDGREGDVFALIGPKRYDVPWRELEGQGFIATAECTEIRIGQDPERQMEYALTPRRQQFRVAAENPRKLKVIEELLQQESGHRILIIGEYISQLQAIAELIDLPLITGKTAQKERERLYGEFRQGKFQGLVLSRVGNFALDLPDADVLIQVSGKYGSRQEEAQRLGRILRPKADGHPAQFYSLVSLQTCEEDFARHRQLFLTEQGYSYQIQIID
- a CDS encoding helix-turn-helix domain-containing protein encodes the protein MLAQFKLRFTQSTRKKIEAKLRQAYGSQNLRLVKRISALLQLGQGGSVAQVAETLALGEQTIRDYLHAFLKRGIASFRYKASQGRRSKLTPRQRQQLKSWIKAGPLKAGYECGCWSALMVQDLIAKRFNVSYHPIM
- a CDS encoding Rpn family recombination-promoting nuclease/putative transposase — protein: MFDSTCKFLAESFSSDFASWLLGEPIPLTELSPSELSLEPIRADALILLASDEYILHVEFQTKPDPNMPYRMADYRLRVYRRFPQKQMKQVVIYLTPSQSYYVYQTAFEIPGTRHEFEVIRLWEQPTELFLESTGLLPLAVLTNTPDQAQTLRQVAERIDAVPEIRAQSNVAASTGILAGLTLERDVINQVLRKEIMQQSVIYQEWKEEFEQTGITKGKLEEAQSLVLRLLTRRIGDIPSETRSQIQSLSLDQLETLGEALLDFTKTADLITWLEEHSTGAS
- a CDS encoding IS630 family transposase; translated protein: MSTLLRNLGFSFQRARFVAAHLNEAKRQEWMTHKWPEILRLSAAKDALILFGDEASFAQWGSLSYTWSLRGDQPTLPTSGKRKAYKVFGLIDYHSGQFFYQGQTGRFNSEGYTAFLTQVLQQTHKHIILIQDGARYHTSKATKQFFDQQSARLTPFQLPTYSPDFNPIEFLWKKLKKRSTHLRFFKQFDDLVQQVDEGLLYFSQTPNEITVLMGKYCKTLGTQAA